The Bacteroidales bacterium genome contains the following window.
TCATTGCGAATACTTCGTGAAATACGTGCGCAAAAGGTCACTAATGGGATGACGCAGAAAAAACTGGCTGCAATGATGGGCGTTACTCCCCAGTATATCAATAAAGTAGTTAAAGGCAAAGAAAACCTTACCCTCGAAACCATTTCAAAGATTGAACAAGTGCTTGGTATTACTCTGATAGAAGTGCCCTCATAGGCTTTGTGTTAAGCAAAATTACCACGGAGCAATTTGCTGCAATTGAGGATAACCTGATAAATGTTTCGAATGTTCAGATCCA
Protein-coding sequences here:
- a CDS encoding helix-turn-helix transcriptional regulator, translating into MGTTKENFDRLTSGQTSAWLEEAKARKTNANWTKRSFEISLRILREIRAQKVTNGMTQKKLAAMMGVTPQYINKVVKGKENLTLETISKIEQVLGITLIEVPS